From a region of the Aeoliella mucimassa genome:
- a CDS encoding PPC domain-containing protein — MKVLGIVIANLLLAMPLYAQKDPHVGYIFPAGGQRGTTVTATVGGQYLQGVDAGYVSGDGIEVRIVKHIKPIPNNVLNMLRQKQRELTKQVREKELTDEQAIEQFIEFAKSKKQPDLTPEKFKELDAAIRDPKRQENAQLEEQVIVEFSIDSGASLEPRELRLRTPKGLTNPVVFQVSQYPEYVESKEDDALEQVLLKAKLPLVINGQILPGDVDSYRFRLRKRTQLVAKVEARSLIPYLADAVPGWFQATLSLQDINGAEGAYSDDDAFDPDPLIQLNIPQTAEYVLEIHDAIYRGREDFVYRITVGEVPRVQSIFPLGCHAGESITLHLTGWNLEQGEVPFDAGQLSAGELPFTSTQNARQTNPRPLVVGELPEALEVEPNNTSEEANLLTLPVVVNGQITAPADLDCFAFQGTKGDQLVAEVTARRIGSPLDSILKLQAPDGTMVAANDDFEDRGAGLTTHQADSLISFTLLQDGEHTLSLGDAQGRGGVNFGYRLRVSHPQPDFALRVVPSSLSAVVGTKVPITVYALRKDGFDGAIKLALHDLPEGFQLSSEEIPADVDKVELTLRVPKQPTKDPRKLLLEGTAELEGQPITHQAIPADDQMQAFLYRHLTPAKECLIMVRDRAGKK, encoded by the coding sequence ATGAAAGTTCTAGGGATTGTGATCGCGAACTTGCTGTTGGCGATGCCGCTCTACGCCCAGAAGGATCCGCATGTCGGCTACATCTTCCCCGCTGGCGGGCAGCGTGGAACCACGGTCACAGCGACCGTGGGGGGACAGTACCTCCAGGGAGTCGACGCCGGCTACGTTTCAGGCGATGGTATCGAGGTGCGGATCGTCAAGCACATCAAACCAATCCCCAATAACGTGCTCAACATGCTGCGCCAGAAACAACGTGAACTCACGAAGCAGGTGCGTGAGAAGGAACTGACCGACGAGCAGGCGATCGAGCAGTTTATCGAGTTTGCCAAGTCGAAGAAGCAACCCGATCTTACACCGGAAAAGTTCAAAGAGCTGGACGCAGCAATCCGCGACCCCAAGCGACAAGAGAACGCTCAGCTCGAAGAGCAAGTGATTGTGGAGTTTTCTATTGATAGCGGTGCTTCGCTCGAGCCGCGCGAACTGCGCTTGCGAACTCCTAAAGGGCTTACGAATCCGGTGGTGTTTCAGGTAAGTCAGTACCCGGAGTACGTCGAGTCGAAAGAGGATGACGCACTGGAGCAGGTGCTGCTTAAGGCAAAGTTGCCGCTGGTGATCAACGGGCAAATCCTGCCGGGCGATGTGGATAGCTATCGTTTTCGACTCCGCAAACGAACCCAGCTGGTGGCCAAAGTGGAAGCAAGGTCGCTGATTCCCTACCTGGCCGACGCGGTGCCGGGTTGGTTTCAGGCCACGCTCTCGCTACAGGACATCAACGGGGCCGAAGGGGCTTATTCCGACGATGATGCGTTCGATCCCGATCCGCTGATTCAATTGAACATTCCGCAAACAGCAGAGTACGTTCTAGAAATTCACGACGCGATCTATCGCGGGCGCGAAGACTTCGTCTATCGCATCACGGTCGGCGAGGTGCCTCGCGTGCAGTCGATCTTCCCGCTGGGGTGCCACGCTGGGGAATCGATCACGCTGCATCTCACGGGTTGGAACCTCGAGCAGGGCGAAGTGCCGTTTGATGCGGGTCAGCTCTCCGCAGGCGAGTTGCCGTTTACGTCGACACAAAACGCCCGGCAAACAAACCCTCGCCCGCTTGTTGTTGGTGAGCTTCCCGAAGCCTTGGAGGTCGAACCCAACAACACCAGTGAGGAAGCTAACCTTCTAACCTTGCCGGTGGTCGTGAATGGCCAAATCACCGCGCCCGCCGACCTCGACTGCTTTGCCTTTCAAGGCACCAAGGGAGATCAGCTAGTCGCCGAAGTCACGGCGCGACGCATCGGGTCGCCCCTCGATTCCATCTTGAAGCTTCAGGCGCCCGATGGAACGATGGTGGCCGCGAACGACGATTTCGAAGATCGCGGGGCGGGGCTCACCACCCACCAGGCCGACTCGTTGATTTCGTTTACCCTGCTGCAGGACGGGGAGCACACGTTGAGCCTCGGCGACGCCCAAGGTCGAGGAGGCGTGAACTTCGGTTACCGCCTGAGAGTGTCGCATCCCCAGCCCGACTTTGCTTTGCGAGTGGTGCCATCGAGCCTTTCAGCGGTGGTGGGTACCAAGGTGCCGATCACCGTGTACGCGCTGCGCAAAGATGGTTTCGACGGAGCGATCAAGCTTGCCTTGCACGATTTACCGGAAGGATTCCAGCTAAGCAGCGAGGAGATTCCGGCCGACGTCGACAAGGTGGAACTCACCTTGCGTGTTCCCAAGCAACCGACGAAGGATCCACGCAAGCTCCTCCTCGAAGGGACCGCGGAGCTAGAAGGGCAACCAATAACCCACCAAGCGATACCGGCCGACGATCAGATGCAGGCGTTCTTGTATCGTCACTTAACGCCTGCAAAAGAGTGTTTGATCATGGTGCGCGACAGGGCTGGCAAGAAATAG
- a CDS encoding DUF1501 domain-containing protein: MKRPNNASAANDASAGQAMMGVFDMPLSRRAVLKGGLYGAGGCLLSDWLARSPLQAAPAPNTSGKAKSVIQIWMWGGPCHLDTFDPKPEAGQDYTGPFTGAIETNVSGMRIHQLLPKLAQQADKYSLIRSMTHGVFAHETASYIVQTGRKPGGRDVFPCVGAVVSLFKGYNAGYKGLIPPYVVLTEPQGRFSEAGFLGGTYKPFATGGNPGAPQFLVEGVASPGVTEEQQHQRRELLHRLDMLNAAMPGHPQLQALNECENQAYELIVGDAGKVFDPNQEPEEVRQRYGRNTFGQSCLVARRLVEAGVPYITINYKGWDTHKEHFQIMRRKLPELDAGLSSLLQDLADRGLLESTIVWCGGEFGRKPQVSWEAPWNGGRQHYGHVFSTLVAGGGFRGGQVLGSSDAKGEFVKDRPVYQWDFISTMYQQLGIDPQAPLPHPQGKTVLATPTVDDGYEIGGRLNEIT, translated from the coding sequence ATGAAACGACCGAACAACGCTAGCGCAGCGAACGATGCGAGCGCTGGCCAGGCGATGATGGGCGTATTCGATATGCCTTTGTCGCGGAGGGCGGTACTCAAGGGGGGACTCTACGGCGCTGGGGGCTGCTTGTTATCGGACTGGCTCGCACGCAGTCCGCTCCAGGCGGCCCCCGCGCCCAATACATCAGGCAAGGCGAAGTCGGTCATCCAGATCTGGATGTGGGGTGGTCCATGCCACCTCGATACTTTCGATCCTAAGCCGGAAGCTGGGCAGGACTACACCGGGCCCTTCACTGGGGCGATCGAGACCAACGTCTCTGGCATGCGCATCCACCAGCTATTGCCAAAGCTGGCGCAGCAGGCCGATAAGTACTCGCTGATTCGCAGCATGACCCACGGAGTGTTTGCTCACGAAACCGCGTCGTACATCGTGCAAACTGGTCGCAAGCCGGGCGGGCGCGATGTGTTTCCGTGCGTGGGGGCGGTGGTCTCGCTCTTCAAGGGGTACAACGCGGGCTACAAAGGCCTGATACCGCCGTACGTGGTGCTCACCGAGCCGCAAGGCCGCTTCTCCGAAGCAGGATTTTTGGGCGGCACATACAAACCATTTGCCACCGGTGGCAACCCGGGTGCGCCGCAGTTCCTGGTCGAGGGGGTAGCGTCGCCGGGAGTGACCGAGGAGCAGCAACATCAGCGCAGGGAGCTGCTTCATCGGCTCGACATGCTCAACGCGGCAATGCCAGGCCATCCCCAACTTCAAGCGTTGAACGAGTGCGAGAACCAGGCCTACGAACTCATCGTGGGCGACGCCGGCAAGGTGTTCGATCCGAATCAGGAGCCCGAAGAAGTTCGTCAACGCTACGGGCGCAATACCTTTGGGCAGTCGTGCCTAGTAGCTCGTCGGCTGGTTGAAGCCGGCGTGCCGTACATCACGATCAATTACAAAGGTTGGGACACCCACAAAGAGCATTTTCAGATCATGCGCCGCAAGCTGCCGGAACTCGACGCGGGGCTCTCGTCGCTGCTGCAAGACCTGGCCGACCGAGGACTACTGGAGAGCACCATCGTCTGGTGTGGCGGGGAGTTTGGCCGTAAGCCGCAAGTGTCGTGGGAAGCTCCCTGGAACGGCGGCCGCCAACACTACGGGCATGTGTTTTCCACCCTCGTGGCTGGCGGCGGTTTTCGCGGTGGCCAAGTGCTGGGCTCGAGCGACGCGAAGGGGGAATTCGTGAAGGACCGCCCGGTGTATCAGTGGGACTTCATCTCGACCATGTACCAACAGCTCGGCATCGATCCGCAGGCACCGCTGCCTCATCCGCAAGGCAAAACCGTGTTGGCCACGCCGACCGTCGACGACGGATACGAAATCGGTGGTCGATTGAACGAAATCACTTAA
- a CDS encoding DUF1553 domain-containing protein — translation MNPESSSHASESSVGIAPAAAASLFETSGPTTTANDIDQAVRRRLNRLKLAAAPPCSDAVFLRRAFLDLIGTLPTADEARQFLNWNKANKRIALVNQLLSREEFVQYWGMKWCDLLRVKAEFPINLWPNAAQAYDRWIRESVRENKPYDHMVRELLTSSGSNFRVGPVNFYRAMQSNTPRDIASTVALTFMGERVDRWPAERLDGLAVFFSCVGFKGTREWKEEVVYFDSVKAVDEQANGNLAKAVFPDGTPASLDGQVDPREVFADWLICRENASFARCAANRIWFWLFGRGIVHEPDDFRSDNPASCPELLNTLEKKLIASKYDCRELIRFIVSSQTYQQSPVPRSDSQQADTQFACYPLRRLEAEVLIDAICGITDSTESYSSAIPEPFTFIPEQQRSIELPDGSITSSFLEMFGRPPRDTGMANERNNQPTSAQRLHMLNSSHIRRKIERSESMKTLIAKFQKNPVQGAAEIYLTVLSRYPTDVELAVVEQYAKGSIGKRRAAFDLVWALMNSSEFLYRH, via the coding sequence ATGAATCCAGAATCTTCCAGCCATGCGTCGGAATCGTCTGTGGGCATCGCTCCAGCAGCGGCTGCCTCGCTGTTCGAAACTTCGGGACCAACGACAACCGCCAACGACATTGATCAGGCGGTGCGTCGCCGTCTGAACCGGCTGAAGCTTGCTGCCGCTCCCCCCTGCTCCGACGCGGTTTTTTTGCGGCGGGCGTTTCTCGATCTGATCGGTACCTTGCCCACCGCCGACGAGGCCCGGCAGTTTTTGAATTGGAACAAAGCGAATAAACGAATCGCCTTGGTTAACCAGCTGCTCTCCCGAGAGGAGTTCGTGCAGTACTGGGGCATGAAGTGGTGCGACTTGTTACGGGTGAAGGCTGAGTTTCCGATCAATCTCTGGCCCAATGCCGCTCAGGCGTACGATCGGTGGATTCGGGAGAGTGTTCGCGAGAACAAACCGTACGATCACATGGTGCGGGAACTGCTCACTTCGAGCGGCAGTAATTTTCGCGTAGGGCCGGTGAACTTCTACCGGGCGATGCAAAGCAATACGCCGCGCGACATCGCCAGCACCGTGGCCCTCACCTTCATGGGCGAGCGGGTCGATCGCTGGCCGGCCGAGCGACTCGATGGCCTGGCGGTGTTCTTTTCGTGCGTTGGATTCAAGGGCACCCGTGAGTGGAAGGAAGAGGTCGTTTACTTCGATTCGGTAAAGGCGGTCGACGAGCAAGCCAACGGAAACCTGGCCAAAGCAGTGTTTCCCGATGGCACACCCGCGTCGCTTGATGGTCAGGTCGATCCTCGTGAGGTGTTCGCCGATTGGTTGATTTGCCGAGAGAATGCTTCGTTCGCTCGCTGTGCTGCCAATCGTATCTGGTTCTGGCTGTTCGGGCGCGGCATCGTCCACGAGCCCGACGACTTCCGCTCCGACAATCCGGCCAGTTGTCCCGAATTGCTCAACACACTGGAAAAGAAGCTGATCGCGTCGAAATACGATTGCCGCGAACTCATTCGGTTTATTGTCTCGTCGCAAACCTACCAGCAGAGTCCGGTGCCGCGCAGCGATTCGCAGCAGGCCGACACGCAGTTTGCTTGTTACCCGCTGCGGCGATTGGAAGCCGAGGTACTGATCGACGCCATTTGCGGCATCACCGACTCGACTGAGTCGTACTCTAGCGCGATTCCCGAGCCGTTCACGTTTATTCCCGAGCAGCAACGCTCGATCGAATTGCCCGACGGCAGCATCACCAGCAGCTTTCTAGAGATGTTTGGTCGGCCACCGCGCGACACGGGGATGGCCAACGAGCGAAACAATCAACCGACCTCAGCGCAGCGATTGCATATGCTGAACTCGAGCCATATTCGCCGCAAGATCGAACGCAGCGAGTCGATGAAGACCTTGATTGCCAAGTTCCAGAAGAATCCGGTCCAGGGAGCTGCCGAGATCTACCTGACGGTCTTGTCTCGCTACCCGACCGATGTCGAGCTGGCCGTGGTCGAGCAGTACGCCAAGGGGTCGATTGGCAAACGCCGGGCTGCGTTCGATTTAGTGTGGGCGCTGATGAACAGCTCGGAGTTCTTGTACCGCCATTAA
- a CDS encoding RidA family protein, which yields MQVETRRVVGEKLTELYLTVSPNPRQRLVQQAVDAMIAIRDALQTADAYMLCERYFATPEAMEVIRRFRRDTFIDVDDGIQPTYIAVEPGAYGQFAGAQLHAVVGPQKPVPLRCTQGAGGVAGRRLQNNGSTWVYINGMHSDVSQCEVEQAKRMFYCTGCFLRQAGASMRSVARTWLWLRDICDWYDGLNSTRNRFFQNEGLIDPQHGSVHLPASTGIGMYGANGAACTLDAIAMPGAEDQIELLEAGGDQESAFEYGSAFSRAAIAPMPAGPTLFVSGTAAIDRAGVTEHVGQMKAQIDDTIEHIRALLRQGNCRDDQVLTALVYCKSPEVEQMFRTRCFDLPWPHLTMIGDVCRPELLFEVEVTASPVYERSTGS from the coding sequence ATGCAAGTTGAAACCAGACGTGTGGTCGGTGAAAAGCTGACCGAGTTGTATCTCACTGTTTCTCCGAATCCGCGGCAGCGTTTGGTGCAACAAGCGGTCGATGCAATGATCGCGATTCGGGATGCACTACAAACGGCCGATGCGTACATGCTGTGCGAGCGGTACTTTGCCACGCCAGAGGCGATGGAGGTGATCCGCCGCTTTCGCCGCGATACGTTCATCGATGTCGACGATGGAATTCAGCCCACGTATATTGCCGTGGAACCGGGGGCGTATGGCCAGTTCGCGGGCGCGCAATTGCATGCGGTGGTGGGGCCACAGAAACCGGTTCCCTTGCGATGCACTCAAGGAGCAGGCGGTGTCGCAGGGCGACGCCTGCAAAACAATGGCTCGACTTGGGTCTATATAAATGGCATGCACTCCGACGTTTCGCAGTGCGAAGTTGAGCAGGCCAAGCGCATGTTTTACTGCACGGGATGTTTCTTGCGGCAAGCGGGCGCGTCGATGCGTTCCGTGGCGCGCACCTGGTTGTGGTTGCGCGATATTTGCGACTGGTACGATGGATTAAACAGCACGCGGAACCGGTTTTTCCAGAACGAGGGACTCATCGATCCGCAACATGGCAGCGTGCACCTGCCGGCCAGCACTGGCATCGGCATGTATGGTGCCAACGGGGCAGCCTGCACGCTCGACGCGATTGCGATGCCGGGCGCGGAGGACCAAATCGAGTTGCTCGAAGCCGGTGGCGACCAAGAGTCGGCCTTCGAGTACGGGTCGGCCTTCAGCCGAGCGGCCATCGCTCCGATGCCGGCGGGACCTACGCTATTCGTGTCGGGCACCGCGGCCATCGATCGCGCGGGGGTAACCGAGCACGTTGGCCAAATGAAGGCTCAGATCGACGACACCATCGAGCACATTCGGGCGCTGTTACGTCAGGGTAATTGCCGCGACGATCAGGTGCTTACCGCCTTGGTGTATTGCAAGTCGCCCGAGGTGGAGCAGATGTTCCGCACGCGCTGTTTCGATTTGCCTTGGCCACATCTGACGATGATCGGCGACGTTTGTCGTCCCGAGTTGCTGTTTGAAGTGGAGGTGACCGCAAGCCCTGTCTACGAAAGATCCACCGGTTCCTGA
- a CDS encoding DUF6386 family protein — protein sequence MDRTFKFFTDTATLAMFDPQQLEHRVDDDVDWWCLDFAQLDEIQSGKIALVSLGGDGVYQTRITDDDLNPDERDYAAELVANLGINVTSGKLFIGPGECLPGGQSRFDDSDTQRGALCEINNGIYRVDVYAIHWFDSPRWWTDDHTPPADAPADYVVVLRPRTDPMPALDSEPRFNGVPDGFLFDSSTRQVGPQPGMILTTEVRKGPDGLTLKDCGPCYYRASLVDYCRVAWKDTIRFKVIDIDPDAKAMTGEYIETVNGT from the coding sequence ATGGATCGAACGTTCAAATTCTTTACGGACACAGCCACGCTAGCCATGTTCGATCCGCAACAGCTTGAACACCGTGTCGACGATGACGTCGATTGGTGGTGCTTGGACTTTGCCCAACTCGACGAAATCCAATCCGGCAAGATCGCGCTCGTTTCACTTGGCGGCGACGGCGTATATCAAACGCGAATCACCGACGATGACCTCAACCCGGACGAACGTGATTACGCTGCCGAACTGGTGGCGAACCTCGGCATCAACGTAACGTCCGGCAAGCTTTTCATTGGTCCGGGCGAATGCTTACCCGGCGGTCAATCACGATTTGATGATTCCGATACGCAACGTGGGGCGCTTTGCGAGATCAACAATGGAATTTATCGCGTTGATGTCTATGCGATTCACTGGTTTGACTCACCCCGCTGGTGGACTGACGACCATACTCCGCCCGCCGATGCGCCCGCCGATTATGTGGTCGTTCTTCGCCCACGCACGGATCCCATGCCCGCGTTAGATTCTGAACCAAGATTCAATGGTGTGCCCGATGGCTTCTTGTTCGATTCCTCAACTCGCCAGGTTGGACCGCAACCCGGAATGATTCTCACTACGGAGGTGCGCAAAGGTCCAGACGGTCTCACCCTCAAGGATTGTGGTCCGTGTTATTATCGTGCGTCGTTGGTAGACTATTGTCGCGTCGCGTGGAAGGATACAATTCGCTTCAAGGTGATCGACATCGATCCCGACGCGAAGGCAATGACTGGCGAATACATCGAAACCGTAAACGGCACATAA
- a CDS encoding tetratricopeptide repeat protein, translated as MESSVTAEKARQAITLFRNAVNQIRLLQRSAIPRWSDGLTTWFSNERPPDDSEETPFYNDAELERYREARGWLKRSIELNPYFPDAYLLLGNAFAEIDGDFDTMLAYYNNALALDPDNDEFHNARMAHYLTTGRLNLALDDLLHLERLQSGYAESMRKHYENAVECGKQ; from the coding sequence ATGGAATCATCTGTCACTGCTGAGAAAGCCCGCCAAGCAATCACGTTGTTTCGGAATGCAGTAAACCAGATTCGATTGCTGCAACGTTCGGCGATTCCTCGTTGGTCTGATGGCTTGACCACTTGGTTTTCCAACGAGCGCCCGCCGGACGATAGCGAGGAGACTCCGTTCTACAACGACGCGGAGCTGGAACGCTATCGTGAGGCACGCGGCTGGCTAAAACGGTCAATCGAGCTGAACCCGTACTTTCCCGACGCTTACTTGCTACTTGGCAATGCCTTTGCTGAGATTGATGGCGATTTCGATACAATGCTCGCGTACTACAACAACGCATTAGCACTGGATCCTGACAACGATGAATTCCACAACGCTAGGATGGCGCACTATCTGACGACCGGCAGGCTTAATCTGGCCTTGGACGATCTTTTGCACTTGGAACGACTCCAATCTGGCTACGCGGAATCGATGCGTAAACACTATGAAAATGCTGTAGAATGCGGGAAACAATGA
- a CDS encoding glycosyltransferase family 9 protein has product MAQPPRILIVRLTAMGDVIHGLPVASALRRQFPDSFLAWAVEGRAAELVEGHPDLDHVIRLPRHWWRSARSLHETRKQLRESKFDITVDLQCLTKSSIIAWLTGAPKRLGVAGANGREFSKWFNNCLTDVQASHVVDHYLGILKPLGIESPKVEFKLPESSLLTEYAKKTLADLNLHTPFAVLNPGAGWPSKLWPAERYGQVARHLHQQGVRSLAVWCGQEERKLAEQIVDTSQGAAVLAPATTMPELAAITRRANLFLGSDTGPMHLAVAVGTPTISLHGTSQADWCGAYGRSNIRLQQYYQGGTARQRRAANNTAMQAITVERVCKACDQLLARSRAALAG; this is encoded by the coding sequence ATGGCTCAACCCCCTCGCATTCTGATTGTTCGCCTCACTGCGATGGGCGACGTGATTCATGGTCTGCCTGTCGCTTCGGCCTTGCGTCGGCAGTTTCCTGATAGCTTCCTCGCTTGGGCTGTGGAAGGGCGCGCGGCCGAACTGGTCGAGGGGCATCCCGATCTCGATCACGTAATTCGCTTGCCCCGCCATTGGTGGCGTTCTGCACGCTCGCTCCACGAGACGAGAAAACAGCTGCGAGAGAGTAAGTTCGATATCACCGTCGACCTGCAGTGCCTGACGAAAAGCTCGATCATTGCCTGGCTCACTGGGGCTCCCAAACGACTCGGCGTAGCCGGTGCCAACGGGCGCGAGTTCAGCAAGTGGTTCAACAACTGTCTCACGGATGTGCAAGCCTCGCATGTGGTGGATCATTATCTCGGCATCCTAAAGCCGCTCGGCATTGAGTCGCCCAAGGTGGAGTTCAAGCTGCCTGAGTCGTCGCTATTAACCGAGTACGCCAAAAAAACTCTCGCTGATCTCAATCTTCATACCCCCTTCGCGGTTCTGAACCCTGGCGCTGGTTGGCCTTCGAAACTGTGGCCTGCCGAACGATACGGACAGGTCGCCCGACATCTCCATCAGCAGGGAGTCCGCAGCCTGGCAGTATGGTGCGGCCAGGAAGAGCGAAAGCTAGCCGAGCAGATCGTCGACACGAGCCAAGGAGCAGCCGTGCTGGCTCCAGCCACGACGATGCCCGAGTTGGCCGCGATCACCCGTCGCGCGAACTTGTTCCTCGGATCCGATACCGGTCCGATGCACCTGGCGGTCGCGGTCGGCACTCCCACGATCAGCCTACACGGCACAAGCCAAGCCGATTGGTGTGGTGCCTACGGACGAAGCAACATTCGCCTGCAGCAGTACTACCAAGGTGGAACCGCTCGTCAGCGTCGCGCGGCGAATAACACCGCGATGCAAGCGATCACCGTCGAGCGAGTCTGCAAAGCGTGCGACCAGTTGCTGGCACGCAGCCGTGCTGCTCTGGCTGGATGA
- a CDS encoding glycosyltransferase family 4 protein, translated as MIRIAITQPDIRPYRVPVYNLLASQPDIEVTVFADLAKDAPNPEKEDIRFRFEPATTDPKPLGPLPFVTHSAHHQVNDPAKFDFVIHSWNPHYRSLRPALKQAKKLGIPTLVWGHGYSKRDSWFRTMLRNWVARPADGILLYTHPIAQRMIDKYGFDAERVFVAQNAIDQTPIQAAREAWLADPERLAQFQAEHELVPGRTVVFVSRLLDENRPDRLVRAIDGLRHDYDDCKLVIVGDGPERPKLEALAEQLNVADRVIFTGAIYDEYQMAPWLLSSGVFCYPENVGLSLLTAFGFGLPAVTSDNIEAQNPEVVALQHGKNGLLYPYGNEQAMIDALGSVLGNDEFRESLAAEALRTVTEEFTLATMVQGFLDATRLVDGKTRKVVLP; from the coding sequence ATGATTCGCATCGCCATCACGCAACCCGATATTCGCCCTTACCGAGTGCCGGTCTACAATCTGCTAGCCTCGCAGCCCGATATCGAAGTGACCGTGTTCGCCGATTTGGCGAAAGACGCCCCGAACCCCGAGAAGGAAGATATTCGGTTTCGTTTCGAGCCCGCGACGACCGATCCCAAGCCGCTCGGGCCGCTGCCGTTTGTCACGCACTCGGCTCACCATCAGGTGAACGATCCTGCGAAGTTCGACTTTGTGATTCACTCTTGGAATCCGCACTATCGCTCGTTGCGTCCCGCGCTCAAACAGGCTAAGAAGCTTGGAATTCCAACACTCGTGTGGGGGCATGGTTACTCGAAACGCGATAGCTGGTTTCGTACCATGCTACGCAACTGGGTCGCCCGGCCAGCGGATGGAATCCTGTTGTATACCCATCCGATCGCCCAGCGGATGATCGACAAATATGGCTTTGACGCCGAGCGAGTGTTTGTCGCCCAGAACGCGATTGACCAAACGCCGATCCAGGCGGCTCGTGAGGCTTGGTTGGCCGATCCTGAGCGACTCGCCCAGTTTCAGGCGGAACACGAATTGGTTCCAGGGCGAACCGTGGTATTTGTTTCCCGCCTGCTCGACGAGAACCGCCCCGATCGACTGGTGCGGGCAATCGATGGATTGCGACACGACTACGACGACTGCAAGCTGGTGATCGTCGGCGATGGTCCGGAACGACCGAAGCTGGAAGCCTTGGCCGAGCAGCTGAATGTAGCTGACCGCGTGATTTTTACCGGCGCTATTTACGACGAATACCAGATGGCTCCCTGGCTGCTTTCGAGCGGGGTGTTCTGTTACCCCGAGAACGTTGGACTCAGCTTGCTAACCGCGTTCGGGTTTGGTTTGCCGGCGGTGACCTCCGACAACATCGAGGCTCAGAACCCCGAAGTCGTCGCCCTGCAGCATGGCAAAAATGGATTGCTCTACCCTTACGGTAACGAGCAAGCGATGATCGACGCTTTGGGAAGTGTCCTAGGCAACGACGAGTTTCGCGAATCGCTAGCTGCCGAAGCTCTGCGGACGGTTACCGAGGAATTTACGCTTGCAACGATGGTGCAGGGCTTTCTGGATGCAACTCGGCTGGTGGATGGCAAGACCCGGAAAGTCGTACTGCCATAA
- the dgt gene encoding dGTP triphosphohydrolase, whose translation MNCTLTPMDREELLLAPYAMRSQQSAGRQYPESTHPYRTIFQRDRDRITHCAAFRRLSQKTQVFTGDSGDYHRTRLTHTLEVASIARTIARALRLNEDLVEALALLHDIGHPPFGHAGEDLLDERLAGEGGFNHNAQALRIVKRIEQRYPNFPGLNLSQEVLSGQQRRGSSRKAISEPPQPLLEVQIVDAADSIAYDAHDADDALELGLLTMNDMAELELWREATQVVESRYSNLEPLQLRRAIIHQLIDQGVGMLIETTLARLEDWQITSVEQVQASPSLVTMPEEFAERKLCMQQFLFSRVYRHPDLLRQRELSTAELGVLFDYYVDHGNELPTFYQTIAEEEGLPRAVGDYLSTQTDRSAREAYQSL comes from the coding sequence ATGAATTGCACGCTTACGCCGATGGATCGCGAGGAACTGCTGTTAGCTCCTTACGCCATGCGCAGCCAGCAATCGGCCGGCCGCCAGTATCCGGAGTCGACGCACCCTTATCGGACGATCTTCCAACGCGATCGCGATCGCATCACGCACTGCGCCGCGTTTCGCCGCCTGAGTCAAAAGACGCAGGTCTTTACCGGCGACTCCGGCGATTACCATCGTACGCGCCTTACTCATACCTTGGAAGTCGCTTCCATCGCCCGCACCATCGCGCGGGCGTTGCGGTTGAATGAAGACCTGGTAGAAGCTTTGGCCCTGCTGCACGACATTGGTCATCCTCCTTTTGGCCATGCGGGCGAGGACCTGCTCGACGAACGCCTGGCCGGCGAGGGGGGCTTCAACCATAACGCGCAAGCGCTGCGAATCGTGAAACGAATCGAGCAGCGGTACCCTAATTTTCCAGGGCTGAACCTATCGCAGGAAGTGCTATCAGGGCAGCAGCGCCGGGGCAGCAGTCGCAAGGCGATAAGCGAACCCCCGCAGCCGTTGCTGGAAGTGCAAATAGTGGATGCCGCCGATAGTATTGCCTACGACGCCCACGATGCCGACGACGCCCTGGAACTCGGTCTGCTCACGATGAACGACATGGCCGAACTCGAACTCTGGCGCGAAGCGACCCAGGTGGTCGAGAGCCGCTACTCGAACCTGGAGCCTTTGCAGCTGCGACGGGCCATCATCCATCAGCTCATCGACCAAGGAGTCGGGATGCTAATCGAAACCACCCTCGCCCGACTTGAAGATTGGCAGATTACGAGTGTCGAACAGGTGCAGGCTTCTCCGTCGCTGGTGACCATGCCCGAGGAGTTTGCCGAACGCAAACTTTGCATGCAACAGTTCTTGTTTTCCCGCGTCTATCGGCATCCCGATCTCTTGCGTCAGCGAGAACTATCGACGGCTGAGCTCGGAGTGCTGTTCGACTACTACGTTGATCACGGCAACGAATTGCCAACGTTCTATCAGACGATTGCCGAAGAAGAAGGCCTGCCCCGCGCGGTAGGCGATTACCTTTCAACGCAAACCGATCGCTCCGCTCGCGAGGCGTACCAGTCGCTATGA